A window of Bacteroidales bacterium contains these coding sequences:
- a CDS encoding 5'-nucleotidase C-terminal domain-containing protein — protein MRKNYFYLLVTLLVVLFLGCGTKRASYELKSLDGYNVLMDKSFDENKDPIADSILNVYKAHTVTILDSVIGYSKVFMDKGLREESVLGNFAADIIATAAEEIFDTKVDMGLMNRGGLRTSLPQGEITLGDIFKVFPFENHVTIVEIKGNFLKQLFEDFAATNVQCLSRVKLVIENKEIKTLLVDGKTIDNEKIYKIGTIDFIAEGNDNMKVLKNAVNRYDSPILIRDAVAKYVYNNSPVDSKKDGRIINN, from the coding sequence ATGAGAAAAAATTATTTTTATCTTCTTGTTACTCTGTTGGTTGTTCTTTTCTTGGGTTGTGGAACGAAAAGAGCAAGCTACGAACTCAAATCTTTGGACGGTTATAATGTTCTTATGGATAAATCTTTTGATGAGAATAAGGATCCGATTGCAGACAGTATTTTGAATGTGTACAAAGCACACACTGTTACGATATTGGATTCTGTAATTGGCTACAGCAAGGTTTTTATGGATAAAGGGCTTCGGGAAGAAAGTGTGCTCGGAAACTTTGCCGCTGATATTATTGCTACTGCTGCCGAAGAAATTTTTGATACGAAAGTTGATATGGGATTGATGAATAGGGGCGGGTTAAGGACTTCTTTACCTCAAGGCGAAATTACTTTAGGAGATATTTTTAAGGTATTTCCTTTTGAAAATCATGTAACTATTGTTGAGATTAAGGGTAATTTTCTTAAGCAACTTTTTGAGGATTTTGCTGCTACAAACGTCCAATGTCTGAGTCGTGTAAAATTAGTTATTGAAAACAAGGAAATTAAAACCTTGCTTGTAGATGGTAAAACTATTGATAATGAAAAGATTTACAAAATAGGAACTATAGATTTTATTGCCGAAGGAAATGATAATATGAAAGTTTTGAAGAATGCGGTGAACAGGTATGATTCTCCTATTCTCATCAGAGATGCGGTCGCAAAATATGTTTATAATAACTCACCGGTTGATTCCAAAAAAGATGGAAGAATAATTAACAATTAA
- a CDS encoding cob(I)yrinic acid a,c-diamide adenosyltransferase — MKIYTKTGDKGMTSLIGNKRVEKCDERVETYGTLDELNAYLGLIKTFEIPDNLHDFIEVIQKTIFDISAYIACASEEISSKFSGPNNALIKLMEVEIDRIAVSLPKQFEFSIPANNVLSAQINICRTVCRRAERCITAIHEDFHEKEFVLSFVNRLSDYLYALYLKFN; from the coding sequence ATGAAAATATATACTAAAACCGGTGACAAAGGAATGACTTCATTAATCGGTAATAAACGAGTTGAAAAGTGCGATGAAAGAGTTGAGACTTACGGAACATTAGATGAGTTAAATGCATATCTGGGATTGATAAAGACTTTTGAAATTCCTGATAATCTACATGATTTTATTGAAGTAATACAAAAAACGATTTTTGATATTTCGGCATATATAGCATGTGCTTCAGAAGAGATTAGCAGCAAATTTTCCGGACCTAATAATGCTTTGATAAAGCTTATGGAAGTTGAGATTGATAGGATAGCTGTGAGTTTACCTAAGCAATTCGAATTCAGTATTCCGGCAAATAATGTATTGTCGGCGCAGATCAACATCTGCCGTACAGTTTGCCGTCGTGCCGAAAGATGTATTACCGCAATACACGAAGACTTTCACGAAAAAGAATTTGTGCTGTCCTTTGTAAATAGGTTGTCGGATTACCTCTATGCCTTGTATTTAAAATTTAATTGA
- a CDS encoding ABC transporter ATP-binding protein — translation MNKEIIRLENITKDFHMGTITVNALRGISLIINKNEYVALMGPSGSGKSTLMNIIGCLDTPSSGHYYINSKDVSNIGDEELAAIRNKEIGFIFQSFNLLSRQTALENVMLPQIYAGIPKHEREKNAINVLDKVGLSDRMEHKPSELSGGQKQRVATARALINNPSLILADEPTGALDTKTSLEIMGLIEEIHKAGNTIIIVTHEEDIAAHAHRIIRMVDGQIVSDIANVPRNK, via the coding sequence ATGAATAAAGAAATCATTCGTCTCGAAAATATTACCAAAGACTTCCATATGGGAACGATTACTGTGAATGCTTTGCGCGGCATTTCGCTAATAATCAATAAAAACGAATATGTTGCTTTAATGGGGCCTTCGGGTTCCGGAAAATCGACTTTGATGAATATTATCGGTTGCCTTGATACACCATCGTCAGGGCATTATTATATCAACAGTAAAGATGTAAGCAATATAGGAGATGAAGAATTAGCTGCAATTAGGAATAAGGAAATAGGATTTATTTTCCAATCTTTTAATTTGCTGTCGCGACAAACTGCTCTTGAGAATGTAATGCTTCCGCAGATTTATGCCGGAATTCCGAAACACGAGAGAGAAAAGAATGCTATAAATGTTTTAGATAAGGTTGGCTTATCCGACAGAATGGAACACAAACCCAGCGAATTGTCGGGCGGACAAAAACAGCGTGTTGCAACGGCCCGCGCGCTTATTAATAATCCGAGTCTTATCCTGGCCGACGAACCTACAGGCGCTTTAGATACCAAAACTTCTCTTGAAATAATGGGTTTGATAGAAGAAATTCACAAAGCCGGCAATACTATAATAATCGTTACTCATGAAGAAGACATAGCGGCTCATGCACATAGAATAATAAGGATGGTGGACGGACAAATTGTGTCTGATATAGCGAACGTTCCAAGAAATAAATAA
- the mfd gene encoding transcription-repair coupling factor — protein MNYHIKCKDTFYYLCTVKSDKKNLIPELYSSFRISGEFETILNSSEKRIMLKGLSGSALAVYHSAFLTKNDMLNLVIMPDKETAAYYYNDLENLSGEVGMDIEKKTVLYFPNSFTSANNIHEKDNLNLLSRIEAVKRLSKGCKKTTIITYPEAIAEKTISPKDLNQNNFVIKENSDSSLDDVFDYLTENGYDRVEFVVEPGQFSLRGSILDIYSFSNEYPFRIEFFGDEIESLRSFNPVDQISVKKHKSITIFPSFNNEDRFHKQSIIETLPDDSIVFVQDIDLIVSQVERLYEKSSDDFSIDNEKFIKSILKHKVILTGINSSFKEPQIFEFHTKPQIDINKNFDILLEHLLESTSQGKSIYICSETATQITRIKRIIEEILGDDMDIVNCNYIELSIHSGFIDEDNLIVMLTDHQIFNRYHKFNLRDRFNRRQVNAIQELSTLSPGDYVTHIDYGVGKFAGLEKIINNGREQEAMRIVYANNDLLYVNIHSLYKVSKFAGGDGHEPKLNRLGSSVWNTLKTSTKKKVKDIAKELIKLYAERKSAEGYAFSPDTYMQHELEASFMYEDTPDQVNATLDVKADMEKPYPMERLICGDVGFGKTEIAVRAAFKAAADSKQVIVLVPTTILAMQHYNTFSARLKDFPVKVDYLNRFRSSAEQKKVHESVEAGKTEILIGTHIVLNNKIKYKDLGLLIIDEEQKFGVAAKEKIRHLKTNIDTLTLSATPIPRTLQFSLMGARDMSILQTPPPNRQPVTTEVHVFDDKVIKDAIDYEINRGGQVFFVHNRIQNIEDVAGILRKIIPGITIAIAHGQMDGKDLEKIMIDFIDGRYDVLLSTKIIESGLDIPNVNTIIINDANTYGLSELHQLRGRVGRSNKKAFCYLIAPPLTLLTDDARKRLKAIEEFSELGSGFNIAMRDLDIRGAGNILGAEQSGFISDIGFEVYQKILNEALSELKSENITDSPQDMLDERSYSNDCQVDTDIEALIPDDYVSNLSERMRIYRDINEFQSDEDFAEYQVKLTDRFGKMPAQLFTLFEVLKIKLIAKKLGIERVIFKNGILKFYFLSSDNQAFYNSETFNRILDYVTSNPSKCRVGDKNGRMTLEIIRKTYDKEFTFTYIRQFLNKLLYCDE, from the coding sequence ATGAACTATCATATCAAATGCAAAGATACTTTTTATTACCTTTGCACGGTGAAATCTGATAAGAAAAATTTAATTCCGGAGTTATATTCATCGTTTCGTATCTCCGGTGAATTTGAGACTATTCTGAACTCGTCTGAAAAACGTATTATGCTCAAAGGACTCAGCGGGTCTGCTTTAGCTGTTTACCATTCGGCTTTTTTGACTAAAAATGATATGCTGAATTTGGTAATTATGCCTGATAAGGAAACTGCCGCTTACTATTACAACGATCTGGAAAATCTTTCGGGCGAAGTGGGTATGGACATCGAGAAAAAGACGGTTTTATATTTCCCGAATTCATTTACTTCCGCAAATAATATTCATGAAAAGGATAATTTGAATTTGCTTTCGCGGATTGAAGCGGTAAAAAGACTTTCGAAAGGATGTAAAAAAACTACGATTATTACTTATCCGGAAGCAATTGCAGAGAAAACGATATCCCCGAAAGATTTGAACCAAAATAATTTTGTTATAAAGGAAAATTCGGATAGCAGTCTTGATGATGTTTTTGATTATTTGACGGAAAACGGATATGACAGGGTTGAATTTGTTGTTGAGCCCGGACAGTTTTCGCTGCGCGGAAGTATTCTCGACATTTATTCTTTCAGCAATGAATATCCCTTCCGAATTGAATTCTTCGGCGATGAAATCGAATCGCTTAGAAGTTTTAATCCCGTTGATCAAATCTCGGTTAAAAAGCATAAATCTATTACAATCTTTCCTTCATTTAATAATGAAGACAGATTTCACAAACAATCAATAATTGAAACTCTACCGGATGATTCGATTGTTTTTGTTCAGGATATTGATCTGATTGTTTCGCAGGTCGAAAGGCTTTATGAAAAATCTTCCGATGATTTTTCCATAGATAATGAAAAATTCATCAAATCTATCCTAAAACATAAAGTAATCTTAACAGGGATTAATTCAAGTTTTAAAGAGCCGCAAATATTTGAATTTCACACAAAACCGCAAATAGACATAAATAAAAATTTCGATATTCTTCTCGAACACCTTTTAGAATCCACAAGCCAAGGAAAAAGTATTTATATTTGTTCGGAAACAGCTACGCAAATAACTCGTATCAAACGAATTATAGAAGAAATTCTGGGAGACGACATGGATATTGTCAATTGCAATTACATAGAATTATCTATTCACAGCGGATTTATTGATGAGGATAATTTGATTGTAATGCTTACGGATCATCAAATTTTCAACAGATATCATAAATTCAATTTAAGAGACCGATTTAATCGCCGGCAAGTCAATGCAATACAAGAACTCTCGACTTTATCGCCGGGCGATTACGTAACGCATATCGATTATGGTGTAGGAAAATTTGCCGGACTTGAGAAAATTATCAATAACGGCAGAGAGCAGGAAGCAATGCGCATTGTTTACGCTAATAACGACTTACTTTACGTAAACATTCATTCTTTATATAAAGTTTCGAAATTTGCCGGCGGTGACGGCCACGAGCCAAAGCTTAACCGTTTGGGTTCAAGCGTTTGGAATACGTTAAAGACCAGCACAAAGAAGAAGGTTAAGGACATTGCAAAAGAGTTGATTAAGCTTTATGCCGAAAGAAAATCGGCGGAAGGTTATGCATTTTCGCCGGACACTTACATGCAACACGAACTCGAAGCGTCTTTTATGTACGAAGACACGCCGGATCAAGTTAATGCAACACTCGATGTAAAAGCCGATATGGAGAAACCTTATCCTATGGAACGACTGATTTGCGGTGATGTTGGTTTCGGAAAAACGGAAATTGCAGTCAGAGCGGCTTTTAAAGCGGCGGCGGATTCTAAACAAGTTATTGTCTTAGTGCCGACAACAATTCTCGCGATGCAACATTATAATACTTTCTCGGCACGACTAAAAGATTTTCCGGTAAAAGTAGATTACCTCAACCGTTTCCGCAGTTCCGCAGAGCAAAAGAAAGTTCACGAAAGCGTTGAAGCCGGAAAAACTGAAATTCTTATCGGAACGCACATCGTTCTCAATAACAAAATCAAATATAAAGACCTTGGTTTGCTGATAATTGATGAAGAACAAAAATTCGGCGTTGCCGCCAAAGAAAAAATCAGACATTTAAAAACCAATATCGATACGCTTACTTTATCGGCAACGCCGATACCTCGTACTTTGCAGTTTTCTTTGATGGGGGCGCGTGATATGTCAATCCTGCAAACCCCACCGCCGAACCGTCAACCGGTTACAACGGAAGTTCATGTTTTTGACGATAAGGTTATTAAAGATGCCATTGATTACGAGATAAATCGCGGAGGACAAGTCTTTTTCGTGCACAACAGAATACAAAACATTGAAGATGTAGCCGGAATTTTACGTAAAATTATACCCGGAATTACCATTGCTATCGCACATGGTCAAATGGACGGCAAGGATCTGGAAAAGATAATGATAGATTTTATTGACGGGAGATATGATGTGCTGCTTAGCACTAAAATCATTGAGTCTGGATTAGACATTCCGAATGTGAATACAATAATTATTAACGACGCAAACACATATGGTCTCAGCGAGTTACATCAATTACGCGGACGTGTTGGAAGATCCAATAAAAAAGCTTTCTGCTACTTGATTGCACCTCCGCTGACTTTGCTTACCGATGATGCCAGAAAACGATTAAAAGCTATTGAAGAGTTTTCCGAATTAGGAAGCGGCTTTAATATTGCCATGCGCGACTTGGATATTCGTGGTGCCGGGAACATTCTCGGAGCCGAACAATCTGGGTTCATCAGTGATATCGGGTTTGAAGTATATCAGAAAATCTTAAATGAAGCGCTGTCGGAATTAAAATCCGAAAACATTACAGACAGTCCGCAAGATATGCTTGACGAACGAAGTTACAGCAACGACTGTCAGGTTGATACCGATATCGAAGCTTTAATTCCTGATGATTACGTTTCCAATCTTTCCGAAAGAATGCGGATTTACAGAGATATTAACGAATTTCAAAGTGATGAAGATTTCGCAGAATATCAGGTTAAACTCACCGACAGATTCGGGAAAATGCCGGCACAACTTTTCACTCTCTTTGAAGTTTTGAAAATCAAACTTATAGCAAAAAAACTTGGTATTGAAAGAGTTATTTTCAAAAACGGGATTTTAAAATTTTATTTTCTTTCCTCCGACAATCAGGCCTTTTATAACTCTGAGACTTTCAACAGAATTTTGGATTATGTAACAAGTAATCCGAGTAAATGTCGCGTTGGTGACAAAAACGGGAGAATGACTTTGGAAATTATACGGAAGACGTATGACAAAGAGTTTACCTTTACATACATCAGGCAGTTTCTCAACAAATTACTCTATTGTGATGAATAA
- a CDS encoding redoxin domain-containing protein produces the protein MKVLKFLFISIIIASTNYIYSQEIPSITINLKHDKNKDSVLYLCYTYGDKLFLLDSAEFKNNKYIFRYDKMYPSGVYYIFNQNKNKIFDFLIDNNYKDFEIIADVKNLPSSLSAKNSKINSDYFDYKRFIALKQNEINPYIQKLALEERESETYNQIIREINLINEQVYNHIRNIAAENQDNILGLILLANLPIESVKAEDSSLSEEEVYLMYLDNFFENFKVEDERLLRTPIFQEKINIFLDRMTIQNPKYIIISVDKLIERVINSEEVLKYLLWHVTAKYEELLHKNIGYDSVFVHIIDKYYVQGVDTWSSKSLVDALIGKANEMRTTLTGEKVPDIKLLDKDKRPINLYSIDNPFTLIYFWTDDCANCKKVTTDLLKVYRDFKDEYGLEIFGVYAGNTFDKMLEYINTNSIPWANAYLHSNQDIDYVYLFDIHSTPYLLLLDFDKKVIAKRFIPEDLESLLQRNSKQ, from the coding sequence ATGAAAGTCTTAAAATTTTTATTTATCAGTATAATAATTGCCTCTACGAATTATATTTATTCTCAAGAAATCCCAAGTATTACAATAAATTTAAAACACGATAAAAACAAAGACAGTGTTTTGTACCTTTGCTATACTTACGGCGATAAATTATTTCTTCTTGATTCTGCCGAGTTTAAAAATAATAAATATATTTTTAGATATGATAAAATGTACCCATCTGGAGTATATTATATTTTTAATCAAAACAAAAATAAAATATTTGATTTCTTGATCGATAATAATTATAAAGATTTTGAAATCATTGCCGATGTGAAAAATCTTCCTTCAAGTTTATCAGCAAAAAATTCTAAAATTAATTCGGATTATTTTGACTATAAGCGTTTTATCGCTCTAAAACAAAATGAGATTAATCCTTATATTCAGAAATTAGCTCTTGAAGAACGCGAAAGTGAAACATATAATCAAATTATAAGAGAAATAAATTTAATTAATGAGCAAGTTTACAATCATATCAGAAACATCGCCGCTGAAAATCAGGATAATATTTTGGGATTGATTCTATTAGCTAATCTACCGATAGAAAGTGTAAAAGCTGAAGACTCTTCTTTGAGTGAAGAAGAAGTTTACTTAATGTATCTGGATAATTTCTTTGAAAATTTTAAGGTTGAGGATGAGCGATTATTAAGAACTCCTATTTTTCAAGAAAAAATCAATATTTTTTTGGATAGAATGACAATTCAAAACCCAAAATATATAATAATCTCAGTTGATAAACTTATTGAACGCGTTATTAATTCCGAAGAAGTTTTGAAATATCTTCTTTGGCATGTTACCGCGAAATACGAAGAATTACTTCACAAAAACATCGGCTATGATTCTGTTTTTGTGCATATTATTGACAAATATTATGTGCAGGGTGTAGATACATGGTCATCAAAAAGTTTGGTGGATGCGCTAATCGGCAAAGCCAACGAGATGCGTACGACTTTAACTGGCGAAAAAGTTCCCGATATTAAATTACTTGATAAAGATAAAAGACCTATTAATTTATATTCTATTGATAACCCGTTTACTCTGATTTACTTTTGGACAGATGACTGTGCCAATTGTAAAAAAGTTACTACGGACTTATTGAAAGTTTACAGAGATTTTAAGGATGAATACGGATTAGAAATTTTTGGGGTTTACGCAGGAAATACTTTTGATAAAATGTTGGAATATATTAACACCAATAGTATTCCATGGGCAAATGCTTACTTACATTCTAACCAGGATATTGATTATGTGTATTTATTTGACATACATTCAACGCCGTATTTATTATTGTTAGATTTTGACAAGAAAGTTATTGCAAAGCGATTTATACCTGAAGACTTGGAAAGTTTGCTTCAGCGGAATAGCAAGCAATAA
- a CDS encoding indolepyruvate ferredoxin oxidoreductase, which produces MQKLLLLGDEAIAQGALDAGLSGVYAYPGTPSTEITEYIQHSKQAADNGVHRDWSSNEKTAMEAAIGMSYAGKRALVCMKHVGLNVAADAFMNAAIVGANGGLVILSADDPSMHSSQNEQDSRVFGKFALIPMLEPSNQQECYDMVQYAFDFSEKYRVPVLMRITTRLAHSRAGVIRKNPRKQNEIHIPENLRQYVLLPAISRKNYKELLLKQNDFINNAINDGWNTLTMGSNKKYGIIAAGLGYNYLMENFPDRNIPYSVLKITQYPLPTDMLIKLATETEELIVMEDGYPFIEEQIKSLIPSSLIVHGRLDGTLPRDGELNPNLIAKALKIDKGEFNVIPEVVKPRPPKLCDGCPHINSYLALNEALKDYTPGRVFADIGCYTLGALPPYNAINTCVDMGASITMAKGATDAGILPAVAVIGDSTFTHSGMTGLLDAVWEKSPITIMILDNSTTAMTGGQDSNAYTKLESICKGLGVEENHIKIINPLPKFHEENVKTIKEELDYNGVSVIIPKRECIQTIGKKKRTC; this is translated from the coding sequence ATGCAAAAGTTATTATTATTAGGAGATGAAGCAATTGCACAGGGAGCATTGGATGCAGGACTTTCAGGAGTTTATGCTTATCCCGGCACTCCGTCAACGGAAATAACAGAATACATTCAACATTCGAAACAAGCAGCGGATAACGGTGTACATCGCGACTGGTCGTCGAATGAGAAAACAGCTATGGAAGCTGCAATCGGTATGTCGTATGCTGGTAAAAGAGCATTAGTATGTATGAAACATGTAGGATTAAATGTTGCCGCCGACGCTTTTATGAACGCTGCTATTGTTGGCGCTAATGGCGGACTTGTTATTCTTTCCGCTGATGATCCGTCTATGCATTCTTCTCAAAACGAACAAGATTCAAGAGTATTCGGAAAATTTGCTTTAATCCCGATGCTTGAACCCAGCAATCAACAAGAATGTTACGATATGGTTCAGTATGCTTTCGATTTTTCCGAAAAATATAGAGTACCCGTTCTTATGAGAATTACAACCCGCCTTGCACATTCAAGAGCAGGTGTTATCCGTAAAAATCCGAGAAAACAGAATGAAATTCACATTCCGGAAAATCTAAGACAATATGTTTTGCTTCCGGCCATATCAAGAAAAAATTATAAAGAACTGTTGCTCAAACAAAATGATTTCATCAATAATGCAATAAATGACGGATGGAACACATTAACAATGGGTAGCAATAAAAAATACGGAATTATTGCCGCAGGATTAGGCTACAACTATCTCATGGAAAATTTTCCCGATAGAAATATCCCCTACTCTGTTCTGAAAATTACTCAATATCCGCTTCCTACCGATATGCTGATCAAATTAGCAACAGAAACCGAAGAACTTATTGTTATGGAAGACGGTTATCCGTTTATTGAAGAGCAAATCAAAAGTTTAATTCCTTCCTCATTAATTGTTCACGGCCGTTTAGACGGAACTTTACCGAGAGATGGTGAGTTAAATCCTAATCTTATAGCAAAAGCTTTAAAAATAGACAAAGGTGAATTCAATGTTATTCCTGAAGTTGTAAAACCTCGTCCACCGAAATTGTGCGACGGTTGCCCGCATATCAATTCATATCTCGCTTTAAATGAAGCTTTAAAAGATTACACTCCGGGAAGAGTTTTCGCAGATATAGGTTGCTACACATTAGGTGCACTACCTCCTTATAATGCAATTAACACATGTGTTGATATGGGAGCATCAATAACTATGGCGAAAGGCGCAACAGATGCAGGTATTTTGCCGGCGGTAGCTGTTATCGGCGATTCCACTTTCACCCATTCCGGAATGACCGGATTACTTGATGCCGTATGGGAAAAATCACCAATAACAATTATGATACTTGATAATTCTACAACTGCAATGACCGGCGGGCAAGATTCCAATGCTTACACCAAACTTGAAAGCATTTGCAAAGGTCTTGGCGTTGAAGAAAATCATATTAAAATCATCAATCCTCTACCGAAATTTCATGAAGAAAATGTAAAAACAATTAAGGAAGAACTTGATTATAACGGTGTTTCTGTAATTATTCCTAAACGTGAGTGCATTCAAACAATTGGTAAGAAGAAACGTACGTGTTAA
- a CDS encoding indolepyruvate oxidoreductase subunit beta — MKTDIILAGVGGQGILSIAATIGTAAIDRGLYIKQAEVHGMSQRGGDVQSHLRLSDKPIASDLIPQGGVDLILSVEPMEALRYVNMLSKNGWIVTNKSTFINIPNYPDAEDIYSEIRTFKNSIIIDANQIAKDLGSVKAANIVMLGAGARFIDMPYEAFEKAIRDIFERKGEKIVEMNLNALKAGAKATEEYLNN; from the coding sequence ATGAAAACAGACATAATATTAGCAGGTGTAGGCGGACAAGGAATTTTATCGATTGCAGCTACGATTGGTACGGCTGCTATTGACAGAGGTTTATATATTAAGCAAGCCGAAGTCCACGGGATGAGTCAGAGAGGTGGCGACGTGCAATCACATTTGAGATTATCCGACAAGCCGATTGCTTCGGATTTAATTCCTCAAGGCGGTGTTGATTTAATTTTATCTGTTGAACCGATGGAAGCCTTAAGATATGTAAATATGCTCAGTAAAAACGGCTGGATTGTTACGAATAAATCTACATTTATTAACATTCCTAATTATCCTGATGCTGAAGATATTTATTCGGAAATTAGAACATTTAAAAACAGTATTATTATTGATGCCAATCAAATAGCCAAGGATTTAGGCTCCGTGAAAGCTGCCAACATCGTGATGTTAGGTGCCGGTGCAAGATTTATCGATATGCCTTACGAAGCTTTTGAAAAAGCGATCAGAGATATTTTCGAAAGAAAAGGTGAAAAGATTGTTGAAATGAATCTTAATGCTTTGAAAGCGGGCGCAAAAGCAACGGAAGAATACTTGAATAACTGA
- a CDS encoding T9SS type A sorting domain-containing protein, with protein sequence MIRNLSSKTIISILLFLINITVFGQQKIVFTWNATQDAEQKFGVFATSGINVILVKWGDGSEEYYNGFGIYPIDLKHTYSNSNNYEVNIEATNQNINLLAVRFIEIELTSLDVSNAPELTEIMCYTNNLTSLDVSANLKLTHLLCHENQLTSLDISANTALEFLSCWSNNLTSLDISENISLTTLHCYDNLISMSGIKDISDNFSGIAYIGTQTLIEIPYSEENDAYTFDDAFNGAGTLFEVILNDVEAIENEDYVIAGGDITFLKQGMYIVTVSNSYIISASEHPAKVTASINIYWGIDDKDEPKLYIYPNPVKNKFYVDNNVDEQQIIIYNIQGKTVLKTRNSEVDISDLDSGIYFVNIGKQSFKVIKE encoded by the coding sequence ATGATAAGAAATCTATCCTCAAAGACTATAATCTCAATATTACTGTTTCTTATTAATATTACTGTCTTTGGCCAACAAAAAATTGTTTTTACCTGGAATGCGACTCAAGATGCGGAACAAAAATTTGGTGTTTTTGCAACTTCTGGTATTAATGTTATTTTAGTTAAATGGGGAGATGGAAGTGAAGAATATTATAATGGTTTTGGTATTTATCCAATTGATTTAAAACATACCTACAGTAATTCTAATAATTATGAGGTTAATATTGAAGCAACAAATCAAAATATAAATCTTCTTGCAGTTAGATTTATCGAAATTGAATTAACAAGTTTGGATGTTAGTAATGCGCCGGAATTAACCGAAATAATGTGTTATACTAATAACCTGACAAGTTTGGATGTTAGTGCGAATCTGAAATTAACACATTTGTTATGTCATGAAAATCAATTGACAAGCCTTGATATTAGTGCAAATACAGCCTTGGAATTCTTATCTTGTTGGTCGAATAACTTAACAAGTCTGGATATTAGCGAAAACATTTCTTTAACTACTCTGCATTGTTATGATAATTTGATTTCGATGTCAGGTATAAAAGATATTTCGGATAATTTTTCCGGAATAGCATATATAGGAACACAAACTTTAATAGAAATTCCATATTCTGAAGAAAATGATGCATATACATTTGATGATGCTTTTAATGGTGCCGGAACACTTTTTGAAGTGATATTAAATGATGTCGAAGCAATTGAAAATGAGGATTATGTTATTGCCGGTGGGGATATTACTTTCTTAAAACAAGGAATGTATATAGTAACTGTAAGTAATTCGTATATTATTTCCGCTTCCGAACATCCTGCAAAAGTAACCGCATCAATTAATATTTATTGGGGTATTGATGATAAAGATGAACCAAAATTATATATTTATCCGAACCCTGTAAAGAATAAATTTTATGTAGATAATAATGTTGATGAACAACAAATAATTATATATAACATACAAGGAAAAACAGTTTTAAAAACGCGTAATTCGGAAGTGGATATTAGTGATCTTGATTCGGGAATCTATTTTGTGAATATAGGTAAACAAAGCTTTAAGGTAATTAAAGAGTAA